From the genome of Yersinia enterocolitica, one region includes:
- the amiC gene encoding N-acetylmuramoyl-L-alanine amidase (hydrolyzes the bond between N-acetylmuramic acid and amino acid residues in peptidoglycan), with protein sequence MADSNHNPGRRRLLQGAASAWMLSVSRVGFAASSHIIAVRVWPSSTYTRVTLESNTPLKYRQFALTNPDRIVVDIEGVHLNSVLKQITNQVQSGDPYLKQARVGQFDKNTVRLVLELKQSISPQLFTLKPFAEFRNRLVVDLYPAQGNNSAEDDPLLALLEDYNKGDVERSLPAETPKAGKAGRDRPIVIMLDPGHGGEDPGAIGRNKTREKDIVLQIARRLRALIQKEANMRVFMTRNEDVFIPLKVRVAKARKLRADLFISIHADAFTSQAARGSSVFALSTKGATSTAARFLAQTQNEADQIGGVSKSGDRYLDHTMIDLLQTATINDSLKFGKEVLNRMGKINTLHKNRVDQAGFAVLKAPDIPSILVETAFISNLEEERKLRTSRFQQQVAESIFAGIKAYFANGGAMARL encoded by the coding sequence ATGGCAGATTCAAATCATAATCCTGGGCGTCGTCGTCTGTTGCAAGGTGCTGCGAGCGCCTGGATGCTGAGTGTTAGTCGAGTTGGATTTGCTGCTTCCTCACATATTATTGCAGTCCGGGTTTGGCCCTCTTCAACCTATACCCGAGTCACGCTGGAATCCAATACTCCGCTGAAGTATCGTCAGTTCGCTCTTACCAATCCTGATCGTATTGTGGTTGATATTGAAGGGGTACATTTAAATAGCGTCCTGAAACAGATAACTAATCAGGTTCAGTCCGGTGACCCTTATCTGAAGCAAGCCCGAGTAGGGCAGTTTGATAAAAATACCGTCCGTTTGGTTTTGGAGTTGAAGCAGAGCATCAGCCCCCAGCTATTTACTCTAAAACCTTTTGCTGAATTTCGAAATCGTTTAGTGGTGGATTTATATCCCGCTCAGGGCAACAACTCTGCTGAGGACGATCCATTGTTGGCATTATTGGAAGATTATAATAAAGGCGACGTGGAGCGTAGCTTACCCGCAGAGACACCAAAAGCAGGCAAAGCAGGGCGCGATAGACCGATAGTTATCATGCTGGATCCTGGTCACGGCGGAGAAGATCCCGGTGCTATTGGTAGAAATAAAACCCGTGAAAAAGACATCGTGCTACAAATTGCCCGTCGGTTACGGGCGTTAATTCAAAAAGAAGCCAATATGCGGGTGTTTATGACCCGTAATGAAGATGTTTTTATCCCGTTGAAAGTGCGGGTAGCGAAGGCGCGCAAACTGCGAGCAGATTTATTCATTTCAATTCATGCGGATGCATTTACCAGTCAGGCGGCCAGAGGTTCCTCCGTTTTTGCGCTATCAACCAAGGGCGCAACCAGTACCGCCGCGCGTTTCCTGGCCCAGACACAGAATGAGGCCGACCAGATTGGGGGGGTTAGCAAAAGTGGTGATCGCTATCTGGACCATACCATGATTGATTTACTGCAAACGGCGACGATTAATGACAGCCTGAAGTTTGGTAAAGAAGTGCTGAATCGCATGGGGAAGATTAATACGCTGCATAAGAACCGTGTCGATCAGGCGGGGTTTGCTGTATTGAAAGCACCTGATATTCCTTCAATTTTGGTTGAAACAGCATTTATCAGTAATCTGGAAGAAGAGCGCAAACTACGTACCAGCCGTTTTCAGCAACAAGTCGCAGAATCTATTTTTGCTGGCATCAAAGCCTATTTTGCTAATGGTGGGGCGATGGCCCGACTTTAA
- a CDS encoding exodeoxyribonuclease V subunit alpha, translating to MMVLLDQAVRDHLLRPLDVQFSRMIAGDDEPMLQLAAAILSAEAGAGHVCLPLSYLQPEQLFGGRQAGLSQALWLAAGAPELSRWIQGLNNSPAVSDGSLPTPLVLQNERLYLQRMWQYEGDVVRFIASDNTALFVNEARGINESLLTETLDRLFGRSDTEIDWQKVAAAVAATRRISVISGGPGTGKTTTVAKLLTALIQLSQGQRLRIQLAAPTGKAAARLTESLGNAIRQLTLTDAERKLFPDQASTLHRLLGAQPNSQRLRYHRGNPLNLDVLVVDEASMVDLPMMARLIAALPAKAQVIFLGDRDQLASVEAGAVLGDICRFAELGYSKARAEQLARLTGCTLAGNIPIGSVSTDTVNVRDSLCLLRKSYRFDEKSGIGQLALAVNAGKYRDALSVLKGAYSDVEHFSLTDSDDYQRLLEDCVAGYQHYLQLAATGAHAVDVLAAFGRYQLLCALRSGPFGVSGLNERIEQLLHRKRLIERAPSPSGRWYAGRPVMIGLNDSALGLFNGDIGIALYDDEGELRVHFQLPDGNIKSVQPSRLPSHETAYAMTVHKSQGSEFEHTALVLPNTFMPVLTRELVYTAITRARQRLTLYCSDTILGNAIRTPTLRLSGLVDRLNALT from the coding sequence ATGATGGTTCTACTGGACCAAGCGGTTCGTGACCACTTACTACGCCCTCTGGATGTTCAATTTTCTCGCATGATTGCAGGGGATGATGAGCCTATGCTGCAATTGGCGGCGGCTATTCTCAGCGCCGAGGCGGGAGCCGGGCATGTGTGCCTGCCATTAAGTTATCTGCAACCAGAACAACTGTTTGGTGGGCGGCAGGCTGGGTTATCTCAAGCATTATGGCTGGCTGCTGGTGCTCCAGAGCTGTCGCGTTGGATACAAGGATTAAATAATTCCCCAGCGGTCAGTGATGGCTCATTACCAACGCCGTTGGTGTTGCAAAATGAACGTTTGTATCTCCAACGGATGTGGCAGTACGAGGGTGATGTGGTGCGGTTTATTGCCAGTGACAATACCGCTTTATTCGTTAATGAGGCCAGGGGGATTAACGAAAGCCTATTAACAGAGACACTGGACCGCCTATTTGGTCGATCAGACACGGAGATTGACTGGCAAAAGGTGGCCGCCGCAGTAGCCGCTACTCGCCGTATCTCGGTGATTTCTGGTGGGCCGGGAACGGGGAAAACCACCACAGTAGCCAAGCTATTAACTGCGCTGATACAGCTTAGCCAAGGGCAGCGTTTACGTATCCAGCTTGCTGCCCCAACGGGTAAAGCCGCTGCGCGGCTGACTGAGTCATTGGGGAATGCCATCCGCCAACTCACACTTACAGACGCCGAGCGCAAGTTATTCCCAGATCAAGCATCCACTCTGCACCGTTTATTAGGTGCTCAACCAAATAGTCAACGTTTGCGTTATCACCGAGGTAATCCACTAAATCTTGATGTGCTGGTGGTAGATGAAGCGTCTATGGTGGATTTACCCATGATGGCGCGGCTAATTGCCGCTTTGCCCGCTAAAGCTCAAGTCATTTTCCTCGGGGACCGAGATCAGTTAGCTTCGGTTGAGGCCGGGGCGGTATTAGGGGATATTTGTCGCTTTGCTGAGTTGGGTTATAGCAAGGCTCGTGCAGAACAGTTAGCACGGCTGACAGGATGCACATTGGCCGGAAATATACCGATTGGATCAGTCTCTACGGATACGGTCAATGTGCGTGATAGCCTGTGTTTATTGCGTAAGAGCTATCGGTTTGATGAGAAATCGGGTATCGGGCAGCTCGCTTTAGCGGTTAATGCAGGCAAGTATCGGGATGCATTATCAGTATTAAAGGGGGCCTATTCAGATGTTGAACATTTTTCTCTGACGGATTCAGATGACTACCAACGGTTGCTGGAGGATTGCGTTGCGGGCTATCAGCATTACCTCCAATTGGCAGCTACAGGTGCGCATGCTGTGGATGTGCTGGCGGCATTTGGTCGTTATCAATTGTTGTGTGCATTGCGAAGTGGGCCATTTGGTGTCAGTGGCTTGAATGAACGGATTGAGCAGTTGTTGCATCGCAAGAGGTTAATTGAGCGTGCACCTAGCCCATCTGGGCGTTGGTATGCCGGTCGGCCGGTGATGATCGGGCTTAATGACAGTGCGTTAGGTCTCTTTAATGGCGATATTGGTATCGCGTTATATGACGATGAAGGAGAGCTACGGGTGCATTTCCAGTTGCCGGATGGCAACATAAAATCGGTGCAACCCAGCCGTCTTCCCAGCCATGAAACGGCTTATGCCATGACAGTTCATAAGTCGCAAGGATCAGAGTTTGAACATACCGCCCTGGTATTACCGAATACTTTTATGCCGGTATTAACGCGCGAATTGGTTTATACCGCGATCACTCGCGCCCGCCAGCGTTTAACTCTGTATTGTAGCGATACGATATTGGGCAATGCGATACGCACACCGACTCTTCGTCTGAGTGGGTTAGTGGATCGTTTGAATGCATTGACGTGA
- a CDS encoding pitrilysin, whose protein sequence is MHKQFARIMGIFFLLGLLAPLSWAAAPAWQPLAEAIHKSEHDLRKYQAIKLPNGMTVLLVSDAQAPKSLAALALPVGSLEDPNNQLGLAHYLEHMLLMGSTRFPEPGSFAEFLKKHGGSHNASTASYRTAFYFEIENDALAPAVERLADAIAQPLLDPINADRERNAVNAELTMARSRDGMRMAQVNAETLNPAHPSARFSGGNLDTLKDKPDGKLHDELLSFYHRYYSANLMVGVLYSNQSLEQLAQLAADTFGQIPNREAKVPPITVPAVTPDQTGIIIHYVPAQPRKQLKIDFRIENNSEEFRRKTDTYVSYLIGNRSKDTLSDWLQKQGLADAINAGADPMVDRNGGVFSISVSLTDKGLAKRDVVVAAIFDYIKMLQKDGIKQSYFDEIAHVLNLDFRYPSITRDMDYIEWLVDMMLRVPVAHVLDAPYLADHYDPKAIAARLAEMTPENARIWFVSPEEPHNKVAYFVDAPYQVNKISPQEMKDWQQLGENITLSLPALNPYIPDDFTLIKADKNITRPQNVAEQPGLRVFYMPSQYFADEPKADIALAFRNPHALDTARHQVLFALTDYLAGLSLDELSYQASIGGISFSTAPNNGLYVSANGFTQRMPQLLTTLVEGYSSFTPTEDQLVQAKSWYREQLDVAEKGKAYELAIQPAKLLSHVPYSERSERRKLLDTISVQDVLTYRDSLLKQSALEVLAVGNMTTQQVTTLAESLKKQLALTGTTWWTGEDVVVDKAQLANMERLGSSSDAALAAVYVPTGYTEIDGMARSALLGQIVQPWFYDQLRTEEQLGYAVFAFPMSVGRQWGLGFLLQSNSKQPDYLYQRYLAFYPQAEKRLREMKPADFEQYKQGLINQLLQRPQTLDEEASRYSNDFNRNNFAFDSREKMIAQVKQLNSTVLADFFQQAVIKPQGLALLSQVKGQGQTAGGYAVLKGWTTYPTTSALQATLPQKVLAP, encoded by the coding sequence ATGCATAAACAGTTTGCTCGCATCATGGGTATATTTTTCTTATTAGGTTTGCTGGCACCTCTCAGTTGGGCTGCTGCGCCTGCGTGGCAACCTCTGGCAGAAGCCATTCACAAAAGTGAACATGACCTGCGTAAATACCAGGCAATAAAGTTGCCTAATGGTATGACGGTATTGCTAGTTTCTGATGCGCAAGCACCTAAATCCTTGGCAGCACTGGCGTTGCCTGTCGGATCATTGGAAGATCCCAATAACCAGTTGGGTTTAGCTCATTATCTGGAACACATGTTATTGATGGGTTCTACGCGTTTTCCTGAACCAGGCAGTTTTGCCGAGTTTCTGAAAAAGCATGGCGGTAGCCATAATGCGAGTACGGCTTCTTATCGAACCGCTTTTTATTTTGAAATTGAAAATGATGCATTAGCTCCGGCAGTTGAGCGTTTAGCCGATGCTATTGCACAGCCTTTGTTAGACCCTATCAATGCTGATCGTGAACGTAATGCGGTCAATGCTGAATTGACGATGGCCCGCTCGCGCGATGGGATGCGCATGGCGCAGGTTAATGCTGAAACGCTTAATCCAGCACACCCTAGTGCGCGTTTTTCGGGGGGTAATCTTGATACGCTGAAAGACAAGCCTGATGGCAAATTACATGATGAGCTGCTGAGTTTTTATCATCGTTACTATTCTGCCAATTTGATGGTGGGGGTGCTGTATAGCAATCAGTCTCTGGAGCAGTTGGCACAATTAGCGGCTGATACCTTTGGCCAGATTCCGAATCGGGAGGCAAAAGTCCCTCCAATTACGGTACCTGCTGTAACACCGGACCAAACCGGTATTATTATTCATTATGTTCCAGCCCAACCGCGTAAACAGTTAAAAATAGACTTTCGCATTGAGAACAATAGCGAAGAATTTCGCAGAAAAACAGATACCTATGTTAGCTATTTGATTGGTAATCGCAGTAAAGATACGTTGTCCGACTGGCTACAAAAACAGGGGCTGGCAGATGCTATTAATGCTGGTGCCGATCCAATGGTAGACCGTAATGGTGGGGTGTTCTCTATTTCGGTATCACTTACGGATAAAGGTTTGGCCAAACGTGACGTCGTGGTGGCCGCTATCTTTGATTACATCAAAATGTTGCAAAAAGACGGCATTAAACAGAGCTATTTCGATGAGATAGCCCATGTTTTAAATCTGGATTTCCGTTATCCCTCAATCACGCGAGATATGGATTACATCGAGTGGCTGGTGGATATGATGTTGCGAGTACCTGTCGCACATGTGCTTGATGCGCCCTATCTGGCGGATCATTATGATCCCAAGGCCATTGCTGCCCGGTTGGCTGAAATGACGCCAGAGAATGCGCGGATCTGGTTTGTCAGCCCTGAAGAGCCTCACAATAAAGTGGCCTATTTTGTTGATGCCCCTTATCAGGTCAATAAAATTAGCCCACAAGAGATGAAAGACTGGCAACAACTTGGGGAGAATATCACTCTGAGCCTACCGGCACTTAACCCCTATATCCCAGATGACTTTACGCTGATCAAAGCAGATAAAAATATCACCCGGCCACAGAATGTTGCGGAACAACCGGGGTTACGGGTGTTTTACATGCCAAGTCAGTATTTTGCTGATGAACCGAAAGCCGATATCGCGCTGGCTTTCCGCAATCCTCATGCGTTGGATACCGCCCGCCATCAGGTACTATTCGCCCTGACTGATTATCTGGCCGGCCTTTCACTGGATGAACTGAGCTATCAGGCTTCGATCGGCGGAATCAGCTTCTCAACCGCCCCTAACAACGGTTTATATGTCAGTGCTAATGGCTTCACACAGCGGATGCCACAATTGCTAACCACGCTGGTTGAAGGTTATTCCAGTTTTACGCCAACAGAAGATCAATTAGTGCAGGCTAAATCTTGGTATCGCGAGCAGTTGGACGTGGCTGAGAAAGGCAAAGCTTATGAACTGGCGATTCAGCCAGCGAAATTGCTGTCTCATGTTCCTTATTCTGAACGCAGCGAACGGCGCAAATTGCTTGATACTATCAGCGTGCAAGATGTGCTGACTTATCGTGATAGCTTGCTGAAGCAATCTGCGCTGGAAGTATTGGCAGTGGGTAATATGACTACCCAGCAAGTTACCACTCTGGCGGAATCGTTGAAAAAACAATTGGCTTTGACGGGAACTACTTGGTGGACCGGCGAGGATGTTGTTGTTGATAAGGCACAACTGGCCAATATGGAGCGGCTTGGCAGCAGTTCTGATGCTGCGCTGGCGGCAGTCTATGTTCCAACCGGTTATACGGAAATTGATGGTATGGCGCGTAGTGCTTTGCTGGGGCAAATTGTTCAACCGTGGTTCTATGATCAATTACGAACCGAAGAGCAACTCGGCTATGCAGTATTTGCCTTCCCGATGTCGGTTGGCCGACAGTGGGGCTTGGGGTTCTTGCTGCAAAGTAACAGCAAGCAACCTGATTACCTTTATCAACGCTATCTTGCCTTCTATCCACAGGCAGAAAAGCGCCTGCGTGAAATGAAACCTGCTGATTTTGAACAATATAAACAAGGGCTAATTAACCAATTACTGCAACGACCACAAACTCTGGATGAAGAGGCTAGTCGTTACAGTAATGATTTCAATCGTAATAATTTTGCGTTTGATAGTCGCGAAAAAATGATTGCTCAGGTGAAGCAACTTAATAGCACTGTATTAGCTGATTTCTTCCAGCAAGCGGTTATTAAACCGCAAGGTCTGGCACTGCTTTCTCAAGTTAAAGGTCAGGGGCAAACGGCTGGCGGATATGCGGTGCTTAAAGGATGGACGACCTATCCGACAACATCTGCCTTGCAGGCTACCCTGCCGCAGAAGGTATTAGCTCCATGA
- a CDS encoding amino-acid N-acetyltransferase gives MKERSTELVQGFRHSVPYINAHRGKTFVVMLGGEAIEHENFANIVNDIGLLHSLGIRLVVVYGARPQIDSNLAQHHYEPIYHKHTRVTDARTLEMVKQAAGLLQLDITARLSMSLNNTPLQGAHINVVSGNFIIAQPLGVDDGVDYCHSGRIRRIDEEAIHRQLDNGAIVLLGPVAVSVTGESFNLTSEEVATQLAIKLKAEKMIGFCSSQGVTDSEGDIISELFPNDAQKRIEDLEQEGDYNSGTVRFLRGAVKACRSGVRRSHLLSYQEDGALVQELFSRDGIGTQIVMESAEQVRRATINDIGGILELIRPLEQQGILVRRSREQLEMEIDKFTIIERDNLTIACAALYPFPEEQIGEMACVAVHPDYRSSSRGEMLLKRVANQARQMGLKKLFVLTTRSIHWFQERGFTPAEVEVLPIQKQELYNYQRRSKILLADL, from the coding sequence GTGAAGGAACGTAGTACTGAACTGGTCCAGGGATTTCGCCACTCAGTTCCCTATATCAACGCGCACCGTGGCAAGACATTCGTTGTCATGTTGGGTGGCGAGGCGATTGAGCATGAAAACTTCGCGAATATCGTCAATGATATCGGTTTGTTGCATAGCCTTGGGATCAGGTTGGTCGTGGTATACGGTGCGCGCCCACAGATCGACAGCAATTTGGCACAGCATCATTACGAACCTATTTATCACAAGCATACCAGGGTAACAGATGCCCGAACTCTGGAAATGGTGAAACAAGCAGCCGGCCTATTGCAGTTGGATATCACTGCAAGACTATCAATGAGTCTCAATAATACCCCGCTACAAGGCGCGCATATTAATGTAGTCAGTGGCAACTTCATTATTGCTCAGCCGCTGGGGGTGGATGATGGTGTGGATTATTGTCATAGCGGGCGTATTCGTCGTATCGATGAAGAGGCAATTCACCGTCAATTAGATAATGGCGCAATCGTGTTACTAGGCCCGGTTGCTGTATCGGTGACCGGCGAGAGCTTTAATCTCACATCAGAAGAAGTTGCCACCCAGTTAGCTATCAAACTGAAAGCAGAAAAGATGATCGGTTTCTGTTCATCCCAAGGGGTGACTGACAGTGAAGGTGACATTATTTCAGAGCTGTTCCCAAATGATGCTCAAAAACGGATTGAAGATCTGGAACAAGAGGGTGATTACAACTCCGGTACGGTACGCTTCCTACGTGGTGCAGTGAAAGCTTGCCGTAGCGGTGTGCGCCGGAGCCATTTACTGAGTTATCAGGAGGATGGAGCGCTAGTCCAAGAGCTATTCTCCCGCGATGGTATCGGTACACAGATTGTTATGGAGAGTGCTGAACAAGTGCGCCGCGCTACCATCAATGATATTGGTGGCATACTTGAATTGATTCGCCCGCTGGAACAACAAGGCATTCTGGTGCGTCGTTCGCGGGAACAGCTTGAAATGGAAATCGACAAATTCACGATTATTGAACGGGATAATTTGACGATTGCCTGTGCAGCGCTCTATCCGTTCCCTGAAGAACAAATAGGTGAGATGGCCTGCGTGGCAGTACATCCTGACTATCGCAGCTCTTCTCGGGGAGAAATGCTATTAAAGCGCGTTGCTAATCAAGCGCGACAGATGGGGCTTAAAAAATTGTTTGTACTCACCACCCGCAGTATTCACTGGTTCCAAGAACGCGGTTTTACACCTGCCGAAGTAGAGGTTTTACCGATTCAGAAGCAGGAACTGTATAACTATCAGCGGCGCTCAAAGATTCTGTTGGCTGATTTGTAG
- a CDS encoding exodeoxyribonuclease V subunit beta → MTSMTPQRLEPLTLPLYGERLIEASAGTGKTFTIGVLYLRLLLGLGGEAAFSRPLTVEEILVVTFTEAATEELRGRIRDNIHGLRIACVRGVSDDLMHKALLTEISDLGEAAAQLLTAERQMDEAAIYTIHGFCQRMLTNNAFESGILFEQTLVQDEQPLRRQACADFWRRHCYPLPLAVARAVSQEWSGPEALLKDLAAYLQGETPKFRQAPGDDETILSRHQQIVVQIDAVKAQWRAVAHELEALISASGVDKRSYSSRYLPNWLEKVAIWAEQETGDYQLPKELEKFRQSILSEKTKKGAIPQHSVFSAIDRIFEQPLTLRDLILARAISEIRTSVQQEKRQRAELGFDDLLSKLDVALQQPGGELLAQSIRTRYPVAMIDEFQDTDPQQYRIFHTLYGNQGECGLLLIGDPKQAIYAFRGADIFTYIRARSEVSAHYTLETNWRSSFPMVQSVNRLFSSVEVPFLFEQIPFIKVAAAEKNSCLSFEIKGKKQPAISFWLQPGEGVGVSEYQQLMARQCASQIRDWLVDGQNGLAQLVTTTGSRPVQASDITILVRSRAEAALVRDALSALAIPSVYLSNRDSVFDTAEAKDLLWLLQAALAPEQERALRSAMATGMLGLDAQMLDALNHDERAWDSLVDEFDGYRQHWQRRGVLPMLREIMAQRHLAENLLATPGGERRLTDLLHLGELLQEAASQLDSEHALIRWLAQQIAQPNHQSDNQQLRLESDRHLVQVITIHKSKGLEYPLVWLPFVGNFRQQQDVLYHDRHSFEALLDLNADEESQALAEEERLAEDLRLLYVALTRAVYHCSIGIAPLIKGGRKKQGESDMHLSALGYLVQHGQAGDAQYLADKLAELTTFSGGDISVSLAERPDATAWQPRPEVLPELAARQFNRQMHDFWRVTSYSGLQQHGAKSQVLNLPLQELLPRLDSDAVGEQALITAADLTPHTFPRGAAPGTFLHDLLEPLDFSQPIEPDWLAQQLQQQGFGEQWSPMLYQWLSDIMQVPLNDAGVTLAGLTPESKQAELQFYLPIDTLLRANQLDALIKHYDPLSRQCPVLDFQQVRGMLKGFIDLVFCWQGKYYLLDYKSNWLGEDSSAYTVQLMAQAMAEHRYDLQYQLYTLALHRYLRHRLGDYDYQRDFGGVIYLFLRGVDKQHPGNGIFSCRPEQELIEGMDCLFSGNEVVLLSGHESGTAQADEDSSR, encoded by the coding sequence ATGACATCAATGACTCCCCAGCGGCTGGAGCCGCTGACGCTCCCCTTATACGGTGAGAGGCTGATTGAAGCCTCTGCCGGTACTGGTAAGACTTTTACCATTGGGGTTCTTTATCTGCGATTGCTGCTTGGTTTGGGAGGGGAGGCAGCATTCAGTCGTCCCCTGACAGTAGAGGAAATCCTGGTGGTGACCTTTACTGAGGCGGCAACTGAAGAGTTGAGGGGGCGAATTCGCGACAATATCCATGGGTTGCGTATTGCTTGCGTACGGGGAGTCAGTGATGACCTAATGCATAAGGCTTTATTAACTGAAATTAGTGATCTGGGCGAGGCCGCAGCACAGTTACTTACTGCTGAGCGTCAGATGGATGAAGCCGCAATTTATACTATTCACGGTTTTTGTCAGAGAATGCTGACGAACAATGCTTTTGAATCTGGCATCTTGTTTGAACAAACATTGGTTCAGGATGAACAGCCCTTACGCAGACAGGCCTGTGCCGATTTTTGGCGGCGTCATTGCTATCCGCTTCCGTTGGCTGTTGCACGCGCAGTCAGCCAGGAATGGAGCGGGCCGGAGGCATTGCTCAAAGACCTTGCTGCTTATTTACAAGGTGAAACACCAAAATTTCGGCAAGCACCAGGTGATGATGAAACGATACTCAGCCGGCATCAGCAAATAGTTGTGCAAATTGATGCTGTCAAAGCGCAATGGCGTGCGGTGGCTCATGAGTTGGAAGCTTTAATTAGTGCATCTGGCGTTGATAAGCGCAGCTATAGCAGCCGATATTTACCTAACTGGCTAGAAAAGGTCGCTATATGGGCAGAGCAGGAAACCGGTGATTATCAGTTACCTAAAGAGCTAGAAAAGTTTCGCCAATCGATATTATCTGAGAAAACCAAAAAAGGTGCGATCCCCCAACACTCGGTGTTCAGTGCGATAGACCGCATCTTCGAACAACCTTTGACACTAAGAGATTTGATTTTAGCCCGCGCAATTAGCGAGATACGAACTTCCGTCCAGCAGGAGAAACGGCAGCGGGCAGAATTGGGTTTTGATGACTTGCTCAGTAAATTGGATGTGGCATTACAGCAGCCAGGTGGTGAGTTGTTAGCTCAATCTATTCGTACCCGTTATCCAGTTGCAATGATTGATGAGTTTCAGGATACCGATCCTCAGCAATACCGTATTTTCCACACGCTTTATGGTAACCAAGGTGAGTGTGGTTTATTACTGATTGGCGACCCTAAACAGGCTATTTATGCTTTCCGTGGCGCAGATATCTTTACCTATATTCGTGCTCGTTCAGAAGTAAGTGCCCACTACACGTTAGAGACCAATTGGCGTTCCTCTTTCCCGATGGTTCAATCAGTAAACAGGCTTTTTAGTTCGGTTGAGGTTCCCTTTCTGTTTGAACAAATCCCTTTTATCAAGGTGGCGGCGGCTGAAAAAAATAGCTGTCTATCTTTTGAAATTAAAGGGAAAAAACAGCCAGCCATCTCTTTTTGGCTGCAACCGGGTGAAGGGGTTGGGGTTAGTGAATACCAGCAATTGATGGCCAGGCAGTGCGCCAGTCAAATCCGTGACTGGCTGGTGGATGGGCAGAATGGGCTGGCGCAATTAGTGACAACGACAGGCTCAAGGCCGGTTCAGGCATCTGATATTACTATTTTGGTTCGTAGCCGGGCAGAGGCTGCGCTGGTTCGAGATGCACTGAGTGCCTTAGCTATTCCATCGGTTTACTTATCCAATCGCGACAGTGTTTTTGATACTGCAGAAGCCAAAGATCTATTGTGGTTATTGCAAGCTGCATTGGCCCCTGAGCAGGAAAGAGCCTTACGCAGTGCGATGGCTACCGGGATGCTAGGGTTGGATGCACAGATGCTGGATGCATTGAATCACGATGAACGGGCTTGGGATTCTCTGGTCGATGAATTCGATGGCTATCGCCAACATTGGCAGCGCCGTGGTGTGCTTCCTATGCTGCGAGAAATAATGGCACAGCGTCATTTAGCTGAAAACTTGTTGGCGACCCCTGGTGGGGAGCGTCGGCTGACAGACTTACTGCATTTGGGAGAGTTATTACAAGAGGCCGCATCACAGCTTGATAGTGAGCACGCACTAATCCGTTGGCTGGCACAACAAATAGCACAACCAAATCATCAGTCAGATAATCAACAATTGCGTTTGGAAAGTGATCGCCATTTGGTTCAGGTGATTACAATTCATAAATCAAAAGGGTTGGAGTATCCGTTGGTTTGGCTCCCTTTTGTCGGCAATTTCCGTCAGCAGCAGGACGTGCTATATCACGATCGTCATAGCTTTGAGGCTCTGCTTGATCTGAATGCTGATGAAGAGAGCCAGGCTTTGGCGGAAGAAGAGCGGTTGGCAGAAGACTTACGGTTACTCTACGTTGCGCTGACCCGCGCGGTTTATCATTGCAGTATCGGTATTGCGCCGCTGATTAAAGGCGGGCGGAAAAAACAGGGCGAAAGCGACATGCACCTTAGCGCTTTAGGCTATTTGGTTCAACATGGACAAGCTGGCGACGCGCAATATCTGGCGGATAAGTTGGCGGAGCTAACCACATTTTCGGGCGGTGATATTTCGGTCTCACTGGCGGAACGTCCTGACGCTACAGCTTGGCAGCCACGGCCTGAAGTTTTGCCAGAACTCGCCGCGCGCCAGTTTAACCGACAAATGCACGACTTTTGGCGGGTTACCAGTTATTCCGGCCTACAGCAGCATGGTGCCAAATCGCAGGTTCTGAATCTCCCTTTACAGGAGCTATTGCCACGGCTAGATAGTGATGCCGTCGGTGAGCAGGCACTCATCACCGCAGCTGATTTAACGCCCCATACCTTCCCGCGGGGGGCGGCACCGGGGACTTTCCTGCATGATTTACTTGAGCCATTAGATTTTAGCCAACCTATTGAGCCAGACTGGCTGGCGCAGCAACTACAGCAACAGGGCTTTGGTGAACAATGGTCGCCAATGTTGTATCAATGGCTAAGTGACATTATGCAAGTCCCCCTTAACGATGCGGGCGTAACTCTGGCGGGATTGACGCCGGAGAGTAAGCAGGCGGAACTACAGTTTTATTTGCCTATCGATACTTTGTTACGCGCTAATCAATTAGATGCCTTAATCAAGCATTATGACCCGCTCTCACGTCAGTGTCCGGTGTTAGATTTTCAGCAAGTCAGAGGGATGCTTAAGGGCTTTATTGACTTGGTTTTCTGCTGGCAGGGTAAGTATTACTTATTAGATTACAAATCTAACTGGCTGGGAGAAGACAGTAGTGCTTATACCGTACAATTGATGGCCCAAGCGATGGCTGAGCATCGTTATGATCTGCAATATCAGCTTTATACCTTGGCTTTACACCGTTATTTACGTCATCGCTTGGGCGATTATGACTATCAACGGGACTTCGGGGGTGTCATTTATCTCTTCTTGCGTGGTGTCGATAAACAACATCCGGGTAATGGTATCTTTAGTTGTCGCCCTGAACAGGAGCTGATTGAAGGAATGGATTGTTTATTCAGTGGCAATGAGGTCGTTCTACTTTCAGGTCATGAAAGTGGTACAGCTCAGGCAGATGAGGATTCATCAAGATGA